The DNA window CGCGGTGACCCGGACCCCGTCCCACGAGTGGGTCCTCGCAGAGCCCCCTCTGCCGCACGCGGGGACCAGCCACGCCGCGGGGGACCAAGCAGAAGCCAGCGCCCGGGTCCATGCAGTCCCCTCCGCTGCAGACGCGGGGAGCCGGGGAGCAGTAGGGACCGGCCCCCACCCGCAGGGCGACGGGACCCCCGCGCGGGCCCACGCGGTATCGCAGCAGGCGCGAAGCCCCCGGTGCCACCCGAGGCCGAGACAAAGCCCAGGCGCAAGGACCCCGGATCCCGACCTCGGACCCTGCGGAGCCCAGCTCGGAGCCGCCACGCCCGGGGCAGAGACCCCCGCCCGGTCCGGAGACCCCGT is part of the Papio anubis isolate 15944 unplaced genomic scaffold, Panubis1.0 scaffold9365, whole genome shotgun sequence genome and encodes:
- the LOC101020589 gene encoding uncharacterized protein LOC101020589 — its product is MRGRERAPTQSHGLPCPRVRAVPSVSLAKQSRCKGGRRGRRSLPLAVTRTPSHEWVLAEPPLPHAGTSHAAGDQAEASARVHAVPSAADAGSRGAVGTGPHPQGDGTPARAHAVSQQARSPRCHPRPRQSPGARTPDPDLGPCGAQLGAATPGAETPARSGDPVARGAVSPQAAALQRSLLAAAPGPTGAQLSSRQSRGSLNNGAPGRGR